TGTCCTAACTTTTAGCAATCCTTAAACACCAGTTGGCACTGCAGCGGTCTCTCCTTACAGGAATAGCTCTGACTATGTATAAAACTTCACTCAACTTAAACACAAGTTCACTCTTTGCTTAACcagaatatttattacaaattgtatAACTAGTTGTTGAGCTTATTTGTATATCAATTTCAAtgttaatttacttaaattatacatttagttagcattttgtattagttttagtttaaattgaaactttcTTTGCATTAATTGAGTATAGCAAAGATTTAACAGTTCTTAAAGTATTTGCAAAGTTTCActctttgaattttatattcgATTAGCTTTCGaattcgttttgtttgtttgcaattttttaaaattagtattttatttaacactcAAACTTTCTTTGCATTAATTGAGTGTAGAAAATTTTCAGCTGATCTTAAAGTAATTTCAAGGATTTTAGTCCCACACCAGCGATAATTGTTTTCCTAGCAAGCAAAGTAAAGAATGCATTCAAAGAATGAATCAATTGAGTGTTTGAATAAATCATGCGAAAGCAATTAACTTAACATgaaactaatttataaattagattaaattatataaacatttataacaaatgcaatCTGAGCGttatacaaatttagtttGGAAGTAAATGATTTATGAATTAATTCATTCAACAAGAATTGAATGCATTCTTTACTAACTTCGCGCTcaacacagacgcacacacacacacacgcagcttaCTGTACAGCAATGAGGCAcctttgttaaattttatatacaaaaaaacgTTATTAATAATGCACTTTTCATTAGACTCCGAGACAACGTTCATCTCAACGGCCAGACCCTGCCCCGAAGCGTcggcggcaatggcaacgctTGCAACGCAGGAGCCGGAACTGGAAGCTGAAGGCGATGGCGAGGGCGAAGGCGAGGCCAATGATGAGCAgcgtgcgctgctgcagccgcgTGGAGCAGATGGCGGCGAAGCAGGCAGCAGCGGAGCAGCTGAGAGGCCCAATGCAGGCGCTGGCGGTGCCACGTAGCAATTAGATTAAAGACAAACACCAAGAGCGCTTAGTAGTTATATACTCTATATACAAAAATCTAAATCTAAATCCTAAAAATCTgtgcaaccaaaaaaatactCAAAGTGATAGCAAAGTTAGCGAACAAAAAATGGAATGtgaattatataaaagcaatgaaCAGTATCCTAGTTTAAATTGACAAGCTGCAACTGAGCAAAGCGTTGaagttgcatatttttacAACGTACTGTAAAGCACTTAAATTCTACTAAATACAAAAGCTATGCAAAGCCTGCGaaagttaagcaacaaattcataaaaaatatatatatatgtatatagaaccCTAAGCCTAAATgctacaaaatgcaaagtgcaacatttatttacagcttacagcaaaaacaaatatataaatctatatatatatacataaagatCACCACAAAAGCCTATTAGCAAACAGTCAACAAATCAACTAATAATATaccaatatacatattttaaataaaaggcaaatctatacatacatatatatatatatatatatatacaattatatattacatatttacaatataaataactatttttCAAATTGCGCCACAAAAGACAGCATTGATccttttatatgcatatatacgcTATAgttcacatacatatacatatatatatagttataaaaaaagaagagaaaaacaaaagagaatTGTAGTTAAAATCGTTATGCAAATGTtcgtttatatgtatgtgtaaggCTTGTTAGTGCCCTCAAAGCTATTTAACGCTCGTCTAGTTCGTCTTTAGCGTGTTCGATAATTGTCTTGACTATGTACGTAATTGAGTAATTGAGCGATTGTTTCGATGTAGTAGTTGTAACATGTtatggaaatatttttatgcccACACCACCCAAAACTCGGCATGTCGAGTTTTCTTATGATTTACATAAcgcgttttattttaaaagttacaTTACCTAGTGATATTATATGCGTGTTAGTTAAAAATGTTCTCTATATTTAAGGCGTGTCTGTTGAGTTGAGTTCCTtttattatacacacacacacacacacacactcacacgcacacatgcatcaACTGAAGCAATAAATTTCAGCATATGATTAACTTAGTCTTAACTATCATTTTGTCtagctaaatatttagtcAATTAATTCAAAGTTGTATgttaaacataatttgttgttgcgcttttcCAATCAAATCAACAAAGAACATTccattttgtgtgtttcgTTAGTTCGATATTTGGCTTGAGATGAATGTTACAACAGGTTGCAATGCATTTTGATAGGCGCCAgctaaaaagtttataaaatcaaGTATAGTATATGCCAGCTTAaccaataaattcaaagcatttattataaaaaattatatgaataaCAACTAAAGCTTCAAATGTGCAGGtaaattataagcatttttataacACGAAAGTCCAGAccgacagacagatagacagttTTGTTTCTGTGTTAGTTTCAAATTGGTTGTTAGTAACTTAAAAATTCCTAAGAACATACTTaacttaaaagtttaaataaatttaaaatagcaaaaattacTATGAGCTGAGCATAAATtggcaaaaatcaaatgcaatttagccTCTTAGAGACATATCAGCAGAaaacatcacacacacacacactaacgcacacacacatatgcacacactgtaaattcatataaaaatgtattaagaGAAGCCAACAATCTCAACGTCCGCTTTTTTCAACTTAGAAcccaatacaaacaaatttaacaagtaaatttaatataaagccaAGATTcgtttaaagaaaaaaagaaaaatatgtatgtaattaaaaatttaagaactatttgtaattaacagcttgatgcaaagcaaaattttatatgtaaacaaGATTCGTTTTCAACTTACAAACACATTCcacgttgcgtatacttatTTTGTAATTACCAAACAgaacatatatagatatatatatatcttttgtaaatatttatttcaaacacaCACGCCATAATTTAACAAcgttttatattataattgaatgcaacaaatggcactgcaaattttttatacaaaacaaaacaagcaaaatatatattattttggtTTGAAATTGTTACtatttttctaaattatttttttaaaatgcattcagCATTCAAAGTGCAAGCAGAACAACATCCAGCGTATGCGAAagagaaaagcaaaatgttattaatattaattatattaaattaacaaattatttacttaacgATATTGTACATTTTAAAGTAGCATTGTAAATCAGCAACAAGTGAATAccatttaacaaaaataaattcgttgaaaacaaaaacaaattgaacatgataaaaaaaacttacaaaatcaaatttattaaaatatatatttaaaaatgatacTATATTGAGCGAAAATATCATGgaaataaattgagcaaaatttaaacaaggagttttaaaaatttgtgctATCCTTTGAAGGATCAATATCCCTGTAAAGATTGTTGACTCGCCTTGAATAGTAAAGCGAACGAATTCAATTGCTTCCGCTCCTAGGTATCCTTTGATTCAAAAAGGAAATCATTTTCGCCACTCCAGAGCATCAAAGCTTCGATTCTGCATTTAAGGATTttcaaaattgcacaaaaaatattttgaaaaaattcatCGCAAaatttggccaaaaaacacaaattgtccTTTTTCTCGGAAACTACAAGAACTACAAGGATGTTCTTTGGCATACAAGTAGGGCTCATTGAGATCTTTCAGAATATATAACTGAAAGGACGAATGTCCTTACAGGAGCCGATAAAAGCAGTATACAGAAAATACATCATATCTCCCGAATCCTTTGCTGGATCAGGATGAAATTAGTACCAAACGATGTTGATTTAAAAGGACTATCAACTGACCACAGAACATCCGTATCGTCCTTGTAGTTCCGGAGATAATGaccattttgtgtttttggccatCTCCTTGCAGCCTCGAACTGAACATTTTCTAAGTTAATGGACAATTAGATGACCccacatttttttaagcagaTCGGTAGAGTTTCGTCCTGTGAGTGCcccaaagcaaaaattttgaaGCTGCGTCAAGATACGCCTGAGCTATGGCCAATTTTCTATGCAGTATTGCTATTGTTAAGCAGCATGCGCATACTCTTTTGTAATAGCAATATATCTGGAGTCCTTTGCAGGATCAGGATATGGATCACGCAAAATAATGCTCTTGACCAAGGACTATCAACTGCCCAAAGCGCATCCGAATCCAACCACGTTTGACCAAGTTATGGCTATCTTCGCTACAGGCTATGCTGGCTGTTAgtttcatgttgttgttgtgatttattgtcgtctgtttgttgttgtaatttgcaaTCGCTGCAAATCGCATCTCCTCATATAGTAAATTTTCTGATGTACCAGGCGAACAGAAGTCAGCAGAAGGTGATTTAGCTTCGATAACAATCCCAGTGCCACCCTGTGAGTCAAATGCAACCCTGCATTAAGCAACAGAGTTGCATTTTATggattaataaaatatgcgcgcgtaatttaaattttcaaaatagaaaatcagtttatttcctttttaaattatagttaTAACTTTATGgattaaataataactaaaattgAGCTTAATTTATTCCCTGCTTAAGGATATGTACAGCTAGGctcaacattaaaatttattttgtttccaatggaaatatttagttacaaaAACAATACCATGACGGGTGCGAACCGTGGCCactacaaaattaataaatttgcctAGCTTACAATGAAAATAGGTCCTAGTCCTAGTCTTAGTCGTATTCTTCGTGCTACATGGCTGAAGATAGCTTCTTGTACTTGGGAGTTGCGCTTAGCGCAATGCGAAGATCACGATCAGACGATTAGTTGCTACCGCGCTTTCAACCTTGGCGCCTTAATCACCATCCAAGCTTTTGTGGGAAGATCCTGCAAATAGAGAATCCATTTACGGGCGACTAGAATCCATATGATGCCGTAGATGGTGAGCACCACTGCCTCTACATAGTATCCGTCATAGACTATTTCACACTGGCCGTCCCCACCTAAACAATCCTGTAAAGAAATTATGAGTACTTAGAGTGCGAATGAACTTATAGCAACTtgcctgctcctgctgcttgtCTTCGCAGTGATTGTCCTGCTGCCTAGTGCACTGCTTCAGCGTGAGCACATCAACAAGCCAAAGTACTACAGTATTCGGCCAGTTACCGCCAAGATTGCACAGTGTGTTCAGGAATGTCATGTACGTGCCGCCGACGGCGGGATCTGAGATCTTGGCAAAGAACGCCATGGCAGACACAAACATGGAGTATAGAAATATCTGATAGCACGCATAGCTGACCACCAGCAGCACATAGTAGTAGACAGGCACGACTCCGCCATCGATCATCCAGGGCGTGGCGTACGCAATCACCGTGGCCACCGAAGCTAAAATTATGCGATAGGGTATAGCCTTCAGGTAGACTACCAGAGGGCGCGGtccatttgtatatttgcccACTACAATAGGCAGGATTAGCTGCAGCGGTATAACAGGTATGGCCAGCAGCGCTAACTTTTCCTTGGGTACTCCGTACTCCACGAGCTTCAGCGAGGTCACTGAATCGGAGGCAGCAAATGTCACCTTGACAGTCAGTAGGATGAGGGCTAATATCTGCACAGGTCGCATCCATATCATGTCCCAGAGAACTTTGTAGCTCTCGCGCAAGTTTAGCTCGTGCTCGACGGTATAGCGCGCCGCCATATGTGCGTCTTCAATGTCGTTTTCCTTCTTAAATAATGCAACCAAAGTGGTGGCCACTATAAATGTAATGCCCCAGAACCAGAGGAACCTAGGCAGCGTCACCATGCCGACATCGGCAGGCTCGGAGCGCAGATATGAGTTGCAAAAGTCCTTGGATTCCAGAGCAATAAACACAACATAGCCAAGGAAGTAGCCAGCAGTCTGGCCCACACTATTACAGGTTGAAGCGTAGCCCACATTACAGCGCTTCAGCATGGTCAAAGCCCAGCCATCGACAGCAATGTCTTGTGTGGCGGCCAGGAAATTAAGCACAAAGAACAGGAGCGTTAGCAAAGGCACATTCGGCTCCAGACC
The DNA window shown above is from Drosophila busckii strain San Diego stock center, stock number 13000-0081.31 chromosome 3L, ASM1175060v1, whole genome shotgun sequence and carries:
- the LOC108600022 gene encoding acetyl-coenzyme A transporter 1 → MASARRRGQISEVPLIADKTFDALGKHDEDHEEKHERPDLRGDRRNIGILLFLYILQGIPIGLIAAIPMLLQNRGASYKQQAEFSFAYWPFSIKLLWAPIVDSIYVRRFGRRKSWLVPVQYLLGIFMLLLSANVDRWLGGNGLEPNVPLLTLLFFVLNFLAATQDIAVDGWALTMLKRCNVGYASTCNSVGQTAGYFLGYVVFIALESKDFCNSYLRSEPADVGMVTLPRFLWFWGITFIVATTLVALFKKENDIEDAHMAARYTVEHELNLRESYKVLWDMIWMRPVQILALILLTVKVTFAASDSVTSLKLVEYGVPKEKLALLAIPVIPLQLILPIVVGKYTNGPRPLVVYLKAIPYRIILASVATVIAYATPWMIDGGVVPVYYYVLLVVSYACYQIFLYSMFVSAMAFFAKISDPAVGGTYMTFLNTLCNLGGNWPNTVVLWLVDVLTLKQCTRQQDNHCEDKQQEQDCLGGDGQCEIVYDGYYVEAVVLTIYGIIWILVARKWILYLQDLPTKAWMVIKAPRLKAR